In Streptomyces longhuiensis, the following proteins share a genomic window:
- a CDS encoding sensor histidine kinase, with protein sequence MDEQHVRGADGPPPTWAGPPHLRRYGPPRWGASGQGPRLPWRSTVLITAFVLVGSTFAAQAQTDRADLDVFARVLLLAAGVLLLWRQRYPVLVAFGTAACATLYLGAGYAYGPVFITVAVGCYAAIVAGHRRAAWAAIGMFWVGHALVAHWLYAYLPPSGDDAASWGQEVFIAAWVLAIVAFSELVKTRREQWAKERAEREKAAGRRADEERLRIARELHDVLAHSISVINVQAGVGLALLDSDPEQARTALTTIKSASKEALGEVRQVLDTLRTPGDAPRAPAPGLDRLPELVEQAASAGLTVDIATEGSGAALPPGADLAAFRIVQEALTNVVRHSESRNARVEVRYTGTGLFLRIDDDGPASHEAAGGSGNGLAGMRERAAALGGTIEAGPRPDGGFRVLAELPFTPTEENR encoded by the coding sequence ATGGATGAGCAGCACGTACGCGGGGCCGACGGCCCGCCCCCGACCTGGGCGGGGCCGCCGCACCTCAGGCGCTACGGGCCGCCCCGGTGGGGCGCATCGGGCCAGGGGCCGCGCCTGCCCTGGCGATCCACCGTCCTGATCACCGCGTTCGTCCTCGTCGGCTCGACCTTCGCGGCGCAAGCCCAGACCGACCGGGCCGACCTCGACGTGTTCGCCCGCGTACTGCTGCTCGCGGCCGGCGTCCTCCTGCTGTGGCGTCAGCGGTACCCGGTCCTCGTGGCCTTCGGCACGGCGGCCTGCGCGACGCTCTACCTCGGCGCGGGCTATGCGTACGGGCCGGTCTTCATCACCGTGGCCGTGGGCTGTTACGCCGCGATCGTCGCGGGGCACCGCAGAGCCGCGTGGGCGGCGATCGGCATGTTCTGGGTGGGGCATGCGCTCGTGGCGCACTGGCTGTACGCGTATCTGCCGCCGTCGGGGGACGACGCCGCGTCCTGGGGGCAGGAGGTTTTCATCGCCGCGTGGGTCCTGGCGATCGTGGCGTTCTCCGAGCTGGTCAAGACGCGCCGCGAGCAGTGGGCGAAGGAACGCGCCGAGCGCGAGAAGGCGGCCGGGCGGCGCGCGGACGAGGAGCGCCTGCGGATCGCCCGGGAGCTGCACGACGTGCTCGCGCACTCCATCTCGGTCATCAACGTCCAGGCGGGCGTCGGTCTGGCGCTGCTCGACTCCGACCCCGAGCAGGCGCGTACCGCCCTCACCACCATCAAGTCCGCGAGCAAGGAGGCGCTGGGCGAGGTCCGCCAGGTCCTCGACACCCTGCGGACCCCGGGCGACGCGCCGCGCGCCCCCGCCCCGGGTCTCGACCGCCTCCCGGAACTCGTGGAGCAGGCCGCGAGCGCGGGCCTCACCGTCGACATCGCCACGGAAGGATCCGGCGCCGCGCTGCCGCCCGGAGCCGACCTCGCCGCGTTCCGCATCGTGCAGGAGGCGCTCACCAACGTCGTACGGCATTCGGAGTCGCGCAACGCGCGCGTAGAGGTGCGGTACACGGGGACCGGGCTGTTCCTGCGCATCGACGACGACGGGCCGGCGAGCCATGAGGCGGCCGGCGGCAGCGGGAACGGCCTTGCGGGAATGCGTGAGCGGGCCGCCGCGCTGGGTGGCACGATCGAGGCGGGACCGCGGCCCGACGGCGGCTTCCGGGTGCTCGCCGAACTGCCGTTCACGCCGACGGAGGAGAACCGTTGA
- a CDS encoding nitroreductase family deazaflavin-dependent oxidoreductase: protein MTANAQSGSPSSPSPYYLKGSRLNVRLNGVIGWLARHGVSLMGSAELSVRGRKSGQMQRIPVNPHTYGDAQYIVSARGHSQWVRNMRVAGAGELRVGRKVRTFTATEVPDSEKLPVLRSYLEKWGWEVNQYFQGITAKSTDEELTAAAPDHPVFLITVEK from the coding sequence ATGACCGCGAACGCCCAGTCCGGCTCGCCCTCCTCCCCCAGCCCCTACTACCTGAAGGGCAGCCGCCTCAACGTCCGCCTGAACGGCGTGATCGGCTGGCTCGCACGGCACGGCGTCAGCCTGATGGGGTCCGCCGAGCTCTCCGTGCGCGGCCGCAAGAGCGGCCAGATGCAGCGCATCCCGGTCAACCCGCACACGTACGGGGACGCGCAGTACATCGTCTCGGCCCGTGGGCACTCCCAGTGGGTGCGCAACATGCGCGTCGCCGGGGCCGGCGAGCTGCGCGTCGGGCGCAAGGTCCGTACGTTCACCGCGACCGAGGTGCCCGACAGCGAGAAGCTGCCCGTCCTGCGCAGCTACCTGGAGAAGTGGGGCTGGGAGGTCAACCAGTACTTCCAGGGCATCACCGCCAAGTCGACCGACGAAGAGCTGACCGCGGCCGCGCCGGACCACCCGGTCTTCCTCATCACGGTCGAGAAGTAG
- a CDS encoding MarR family winged helix-turn-helix transcriptional regulator, with the protein MAAKKAEPGLVDQWRDILAVHARTMCELDRELHQHGLGASDFEVLDVLADGAAEDGSSSFRVQEIAAQVHLSQSALSRLIGRLEKDGLLERGMCPEDRRGVRVCLTRKGRDLHTEVRPLQRAVLGRMLADRTQG; encoded by the coding sequence ATGGCGGCGAAAAAGGCCGAGCCCGGCCTCGTGGATCAGTGGCGGGACATCCTTGCGGTGCATGCGCGCACCATGTGCGAGCTCGATCGTGAGCTGCATCAGCACGGCCTGGGTGCCAGCGACTTCGAGGTGCTCGACGTCCTGGCCGACGGCGCGGCGGAGGACGGCAGTTCCTCCTTCCGCGTGCAGGAGATCGCCGCTCAGGTCCATCTCAGCCAGAGCGCCCTGTCGCGCCTGATCGGCCGTCTGGAGAAGGACGGCCTCCTGGAGCGCGGCATGTGCCCCGAGGACCGCCGTGGCGTCCGGGTCTGCCTCACGCGGAAGGGCCGCGACCTGCACACGGAGGTCCGGCCCTTGCAGCGCGCGGTACTGGGGCGCATGCTCGCCGATCGCACGCAGGGCTGA
- a CDS encoding response regulator transcription factor, giving the protein MIRVLLADDQSLVRAGFRALLDAQSDIEVTGEASDGDEAVRLVRDLRPDVVLMDIRMPVLDGLAATRRISDDAALETVKVVMLTTFELDEYVFEAIRAGASGFLVKDTEPEELLRAVRAVVHGDALLSPGVTRRLIAEFAARSKEPAAAGSLGQLTEREREVMALVGIGLSNEEIARRLVVSPLTAKTHVSRTMVKLGARDRAQLVVLAYESGLVRPGWLG; this is encoded by the coding sequence TTGATCCGCGTACTGCTCGCCGACGACCAGTCGCTCGTGCGCGCCGGATTCCGGGCGCTGCTCGACGCGCAGAGCGACATCGAGGTCACGGGGGAGGCCTCCGACGGCGACGAGGCGGTGCGGCTCGTGCGCGACCTGCGGCCCGACGTCGTCCTGATGGACATCCGGATGCCGGTCCTCGACGGGCTCGCCGCGACCCGCCGCATCAGCGACGACGCCGCGCTGGAAACCGTGAAGGTGGTCATGCTGACCACCTTCGAACTGGACGAGTACGTCTTCGAGGCGATCCGCGCCGGAGCCTCCGGGTTCCTCGTCAAGGACACCGAGCCCGAGGAACTGCTGCGCGCCGTAAGGGCGGTGGTGCACGGGGACGCGCTGCTCTCGCCGGGGGTGACCCGCCGCCTGATCGCCGAGTTCGCGGCGCGCTCCAAGGAGCCCGCGGCCGCCGGGTCGCTCGGGCAGCTCACCGAGCGCGAGCGTGAGGTGATGGCGCTGGTCGGCATCGGCCTGTCGAACGAGGAGATCGCCCGCCGCCTCGTCGTCAGCCCGCTCACCGCGAAGACGCACGTGAGCCGCACGATGGTGAAGCTCGGCGCGCGCGACCGGGCCCAACTGGTCGTCCTCGCCTACGAGTCGGGCCTCGTGCGGCCCGGCTGGCTCGGCTGA
- a CDS encoding MFS transporter, translating into MTSPLANTPASQERWSPRLWGTLLVLCAAMFLDALDVSMVGVALPSIGSELDLSTSTLQWIVSGYILGYGGLLLLGGRAADLLGRRRVFLIALGVFALASLLGGLVDSGPLLIASRFIKGLSAAFTAPAGLSIITTTFAEGPLRNRALSIYTTCAATGFSMGLVLSGLLTEASWRLTMLLPAPIAVIALLIGIKLIPHSEREKNHRGYDIPGAITGTASMLLLVFTVVQAPEAGWASARTLLSFLAVAVLLAVFVSIERRSPGPLIRLGVLRSGSQIRAQLGAMAFFGSYVGFQFLVTLYMQSLLGWSALHTALAFLPAGALVALSSTKVGAIVDRFGTPRLIAVGFTFMVIGYALFLRINLAPVYASVILPTMLLIGAACALVFPSLNIQATNGVHDDEQGMVSGLLNTSVQVGGAIFLAVVTAVVTANSGEGSSPQAVLDSFRPGLVVVTAIALVGLLITLTGLRTRRPQSTVLIATSVREEESVREEPAQEESDAARTERVAVHD; encoded by the coding sequence ATGACCTCTCCGCTCGCCAACACCCCTGCGTCCCAGGAGCGTTGGTCCCCCCGTCTGTGGGGCACACTGCTCGTCCTCTGCGCCGCGATGTTCCTCGACGCACTCGATGTGTCGATGGTCGGAGTCGCCCTGCCGTCCATCGGCTCGGAGCTCGACCTGTCGACGTCGACGCTGCAATGGATCGTCAGCGGCTACATCCTCGGCTACGGCGGCCTGCTGCTGCTCGGTGGTCGCGCGGCCGACCTGCTCGGCCGGCGCCGGGTGTTCCTGATCGCCCTCGGCGTCTTCGCCCTGGCGTCCCTGCTCGGCGGACTCGTCGACTCCGGGCCGCTCCTGATCGCCAGCCGCTTCATCAAGGGCCTCAGCGCCGCGTTCACCGCGCCGGCCGGCCTGTCCATCATCACCACGACGTTCGCCGAGGGCCCGCTGCGCAACCGCGCGCTCTCCATCTACACGACCTGCGCCGCCACCGGCTTCTCCATGGGCCTCGTCCTGTCCGGCCTGCTCACCGAGGCCAGCTGGCGCCTGACCATGCTGCTGCCCGCCCCGATCGCCGTGATCGCGCTGCTCATCGGCATCAAGCTCATCCCGCACAGCGAACGCGAGAAGAACCACCGCGGCTACGACATCCCCGGCGCCATCACCGGCACCGCATCGATGCTGCTCCTCGTGTTCACCGTCGTCCAGGCGCCGGAGGCGGGCTGGGCCTCGGCCCGCACCCTGCTGTCCTTCCTGGCCGTCGCCGTGCTGCTCGCCGTCTTCGTCTCCATCGAGCGCCGCTCCCCGGGCCCACTGATCCGCCTCGGGGTGCTGCGCTCCGGCTCACAGATCAGGGCGCAGCTCGGCGCGATGGCGTTCTTCGGCTCGTACGTCGGCTTCCAGTTCCTGGTCACGCTGTACATGCAGTCCCTGCTCGGCTGGTCCGCGTTGCACACCGCGCTGGCGTTCCTGCCGGCGGGCGCCCTCGTGGCGCTCTCCTCGACGAAGGTCGGCGCGATCGTCGACCGGTTCGGCACCCCGCGCCTCATCGCGGTCGGCTTCACCTTCATGGTGATCGGCTACGCGCTGTTCCTGCGCATCAACCTCGCCCCGGTCTACGCGTCCGTCATCCTGCCGACGATGCTCCTGATCGGCGCGGCCTGCGCCCTGGTGTTCCCCTCGCTCAACATCCAGGCCACGAACGGCGTCCACGACGACGAACAGGGCATGGTCTCGGGCCTGCTCAACACCTCCGTGCAGGTCGGCGGCGCCATCTTCCTCGCCGTCGTGACGGCCGTCGTCACCGCGAACTCCGGCGAGGGCTCGTCCCCGCAGGCCGTCCTCGACAGCTTCCGGCCCGGTCTCGTCGTCGTCACCGCGATCGCGCTGGTCGGCCTGCTGATCACCCTCACCGGGCTGCGGACGCGGCGTCCGCAGAGCACGGTCCTGATCGCGACGTCGGTGCGGGAGGAGGAGTCGGTGCGGGAGGAGCCGGCCCAGGAGGAGTCGGACGCCGCGCGCACGGAGCGCGTCGCGGTCCACGACTGA
- a CDS encoding TetR/AcrR family transcriptional regulator, which translates to MSTARGARARAREEVTAAIKDEARRQLAAEGAAKLSLRAVARELGMVSSALYRYFPSRDDLLTALIIDAYDSVGEAAEQADAALLKKAAKGTDGKAGAITPVRRWVTVGEAVRAWALAHPHEYALIFGSPVPGYTAPMTTVPAASRVGLLFFDIVRDAHQGRGIAEPPLPEELRPEAERLGADLAPDLPPAVVAALVAAWAQLFGLIGFELFGQFNRVVEDRATFFTHAATQLAHGVGLVLPRE; encoded by the coding sequence ATGAGCACCGCACGAGGAGCCAGGGCCAGGGCACGGGAAGAAGTCACCGCCGCCATCAAGGACGAGGCCCGCAGACAACTCGCGGCCGAGGGCGCCGCGAAGCTGTCCCTGCGCGCCGTCGCCCGTGAGCTGGGCATGGTCTCCTCGGCGCTCTACCGCTACTTCCCCAGCCGCGACGACCTCCTGACGGCGCTCATCATCGACGCGTACGACTCCGTCGGCGAGGCGGCCGAGCAGGCGGACGCCGCCCTGCTCAAGAAGGCGGCGAAGGGCACCGACGGCAAGGCGGGAGCGATCACGCCGGTGCGCCGCTGGGTCACCGTCGGCGAAGCCGTCCGCGCCTGGGCGCTGGCCCACCCTCACGAGTACGCGCTCATCTTCGGCTCGCCCGTACCCGGATACACCGCGCCGATGACGACCGTCCCGGCCGCGTCGCGCGTCGGGCTGCTGTTCTTCGACATCGTCCGCGACGCCCATCAGGGTCGCGGGATCGCGGAGCCGCCGCTCCCCGAGGAGCTGCGGCCCGAGGCCGAGCGGCTGGGCGCCGACCTGGCACCGGACCTGCCGCCCGCCGTGGTGGCCGCCCTCGTCGCCGCCTGGGCGCAGCTGTTCGGCCTGATCGGCTTCGAGCTGTTCGGCCAGTTCAACCGGGTCGTGGAGGACCGTGCCACCTTCTTCACGCACGCCGCGACCCAGCTCGCCCACGGCGTGGGCCTGGTGCTGCCCCGGGAATGA